A genome region from Candidatus Liberimonas magnetica includes the following:
- a CDS encoding transketolase translates to MRRGGLVEISALEQYAKKIRRSIINMLLDAESGHPGGSLSAADIVTALYFNEMNFDPKNPKDPGRDFFILSKGHACPALYAVLAELGCVKSEELCTLRRLGSRLQGHPGSDKDIAGIEVSTGSLGYGLSIGVGTALASRIEKRQNRTYVLMGDGEQQEGSVWEAAMAAGHYKLDNLCAIVDNNRLQIDGNTKDIMNVEPLIDKYKSFGWSTIEINGHDFKEILDAFKKAKETRLKPSVIIARTVKGKGVSFMENICDWHGKAPTKELAQKALKELE, encoded by the coding sequence ATGAGGCGGGGAGGCTTAGTGGAAATTTCCGCACTTGAACAATATGCAAAAAAGATAAGGCGCAGTATAATAAATATGCTTTTAGATGCCGAATCCGGCCACCCGGGAGGCAGCCTTTCAGCCGCAGATATAGTTACAGCTTTATATTTTAACGAGATGAATTTTGACCCGAAAAACCCGAAAGATCCCGGCAGGGATTTTTTTATTTTGTCAAAAGGCCACGCATGCCCTGCCTTATACGCTGTCCTGGCTGAGCTGGGCTGTGTAAAAAGCGAAGAGCTGTGCACCCTGCGCAGGCTCGGGAGCAGGTTGCAGGGGCATCCAGGGTCCGACAAGGATATAGCGGGTATTGAAGTTTCGACCGGGTCTCTTGGTTACGGGCTTTCAATAGGAGTAGGCACGGCTCTTGCTTCAAGGATAGAAAAAAGGCAAAACCGCACGTATGTGCTTATGGGCGACGGGGAACAGCAGGAAGGCTCGGTTTGGGAAGCAGCTATGGCTGCAGGACATTATAAGCTTGATAACCTTTGCGCTATAGTCGACAACAATAGGCTTCAGATAGACGGCAATACAAAGGATATTATGAACGTCGAGCCTTTAATTGATAAATATAAATCGTTCGGCTGGAGCACTATTGAAATTAACGGCCACGATTTTAAAGAAATCCTCGATGCTTTTAAAAAAGCGAAAGAAACCAGGCTTAAACCGAGCGTTATAATAGCAAGGACCGTAAAAGGCAAAGGTGTTTCTTTTATGGAAAATATTTGCGATTGGCACGGAAAAGCCCCTACGAAAGAATTGGCACAAAAGGCGCTTAAAGAACTGGAGTAA